The following are encoded together in the Apodemus sylvaticus chromosome 11, mApoSyl1.1, whole genome shotgun sequence genome:
- the Lcorl gene encoding ligand-dependent nuclear receptor corepressor-like protein isoform X4, which produces MDPGYEETSVYLKDCIPSLESSQSTPTEELSSQGQSHTDKIECQAENYLNALFRKKDLPQNCDPNIPLVAQELMKKMIRQFAIEYISKSGKIQENRNGSIGASLVCKSIQMNQAENCLQDEQEGPLDLTVTRMQEQTAQQGDGVLDLSTKKTSIKSEESSICDPSSENAVAGSTVDAKSEEATKMEKGKSALSKVLESLCIHHHQQVLAMLKFLVQEQNAASLCCCNSSCAMSSESQKPLLEDGFHGLFCSCEYRLAERGCLHNERQSPGLVPLPVCIKELHCLSCPTVTVEHIKTVMNREIENSSNPHRCCCGQLAKTQSTKPACHSPPLSREVCDLSVTLQDACRSRSPSPPPLSPVETEGFEKCKDIVSELSALENNKFEASINQPPALTPAEISTNKCVHDSKIQKTKKFNNSDSVLLGASGSYTTNHEKGETAVIFQDLMDRINEKLKSIETTDIANLIKVSSTDCDSVNDFKLGDLITSLLHSATASDYSFMELLSQHDKKVENKIIQTRSRKRQQTLLAMHNSPDSPVVRRQSLQIKRELASFDENFLRKRYSDKNSRKLSYNKMLSVNKEEFQPCQEPLKNSKSFQNENYEETLFTPNDVAPSSQVPLGSLDSNFALDQFSENFKATSFEKMSQRKSQERSTAEKLTVQNNRENTKLENTPTLLRTDAPLLSRTKRNIVPPGWYSIYVTNDSVSKKFLENKRISDSVHGKDPVRDPTGSFQNIDLNKIAMNSTLQVVVERLEDTINMAQRSWTSQELSEGFKASKKLIETGDKDQSARRGLTLSRIACKNQGLSKSVLASSNERSHGVSVMDLNKTVDNGKTSPILEGGSSTSSVESLPTKCEVIESSVSNYSSPIKLMFLSEIKSSEGIKYTLTSVSASQSNVDFDSHKHKTHQMTGRKMEANEDTPNTSFADYSSNHDDTNLQSKLNQFNCVHEAIPASAEFTDSLNNDKPQEDPKGKSNDVVDLPYKRKPGRPKKIGPQVVKQTKRPIGRPPKPKAGQSDVSVCQNESFSPRKENSESFISEIKDVSRKTIIVTVVYGRSRRTKRCVSEGSINISNISLNTDVSNFSVNSNCLRNTKAHEIGYGESLSAGSRLTTQSGVFDSDFEYVRPIKSNSMIPQTSKNIVRLNQKPLSIVRKPGRPAKVKISGISVTVNRVSPQEREVRVSSCLPPLDQEIMLEKTCLKENLDQQCSNVDNIKHTNVDILKNESNSTVASIPPKYSIRARKPSLHFLHSFASSGSLTYKNALRHKSCKLHLHKCKNPKKKYRQSSFRLASKGIPRSRCSKKAKNYLEDKKLMPVSEVSLDPVISSNPLLRWWATSVSNDSLLQELNNRFEQITNAWVQVSKDEAQNFVHKTEYTKGDHFKAASPLETCLLELEVSPVKMLFQKKYNLNELCTWFMQTTETQSLSLVRKANARNPLEVISTKGIKLGVKCCGFNASPFRKHFKKFAVSSPSKPAGKFHILHKMAGSPLLNMKSNLTLARLKRTEFKSLHCERWRREERPYRHRTVDWSSKRRNLRLFSQNQSWTNMEGQTNAETSLSGKSTVGNQWASPPKPRVTFAKKGVAVRDFRTHGSLESKFNGTGCGQIDSEKEPILENVSSHNWRSKTLKDCRIFLRKINCLEHRDTFKLNTIIYSPESVDSGGNQAQSKESKRFTLRSHSARQNFFKKQNEERENPKVNSPASDRLTDELNSSQLSKHVNFDKNPDNSGALSKLSKRKRPPWKTTEMSAKRHKRQSYNSGQMANYCTKSQVGKFFSP; this is translated from the coding sequence ttcaaCTGTTGATGCAAAATCAGAGGAAGCTActaaaatggaaaaaggaaaatcagCATTAAGCAAAGTTTTGGAATCTTTGTGCATACATCACCATCAACAAGTTTTGGCTATGTTGAAATTTCTAGTCCAAGAGCAGAATGCTGCTTCTCTTTGCTGTTGTAATTCATCATGTGCTATGTCTTCAGAATCTCAAAAGCCCCTATTGGAGGATGGTTTTCATGGTCTGTTCTGTAGCTGTGAATATAGACTGGCAGAAAGAGGGTGTTTACACAATGAGAGACAAAGCCCTGGTTTAGTGCCTCTGCCAGTCTGTATTAAAGAATTACAttgtttgtcttgtccaactgtAACGGTCGAACACATTAAGACAGTAATGAATAGAGAAATTGAAAACAGTTCTAATCCACACAGGTGCTGTTGTGGACAGTTAGCAAAGACTCAATCTACAAAACCAGCCTGTCACAGTCCTCCCTTGTCAAGGGAAGTTTGTGATCTTTCAGTTACTCTTCAAGATGCCTGTAGATCTCGAAGTCCCTCGCCCCCACCATTATCACCTGTGGAGACTGAAGGATTTGAAAAATGTAAAGACATCGTCTCAGAGCTTTCAGCCTTAGAAAATAACAAATTTGAGGCAAGCATTAACCAGCCTCCGGCTCTCACACCAGCAGAGATAAGCACTAACAAATGTGTCCACGACAGCAAAATACAGAAAACCAAGAAGTTTAATAATTCTGATTCTGTGCTCTTGGGTGCCAGTGGTAGTTATACTACAAATCATGAAAAGGGTGAAACAGCTGTAATTTTTCAAGATTTAATGGACCgtattaatgaaaaattaaaatcaatcgAAACCACAGATATAGCAAACCTCATAAAAGTATCTAGTACTGATTGTGATTCAGTCAATGATTTTAAATTGGGAGATTTAATAACATCTCTCTTGCACAGTGCAACAGCCAGTGATTATAGTTTTATGGAATTGCTGAGTCAACATGATAAAaaggtagaaaataaaattattcagacAAGATCTCGAAAACGTCAACAAACATTACTTGCAATGCATAACTCTCCTGATTCACCTGTGGTCAGAAGACAGTCTTTACAGATAAAAAGAGAACTTGCCAGTTTTGATGAAAactttctgagaaaaaggtacagtgataaaaattcaagaaaattgTCATACAATAAGATGCTTTCAGTGAACAAAGAAGAATTCCAGCCTTGTCAAGAGCCtttgaaaaattctaaaagctttcaGAATGAAAATTATGAAGAAACATTGTTTACACCAAATGACGTAGCACCATCCTCTCAGGTACCTCTTGGGAGTTTAGATAGTAACTTTGCTCTTGAtcaattttcagaaaattttaaagcaacttcatttgagaaaatgagCCAAAGAAAATCACAGGAGAGGTCTACAGCTGAGAAACTAACTGTACAAAATAATAGGGAAAatacaaaactagaaaatactcCAACACTTTTGAGAACTGATGCTCCTCTTTTGAGCAGAACTAAACGAAATATTGTGCCTCCAGGGTGGTATTCTATATATGTAACAAACGATTCTGTTTCCAAAAAGTTTCTCGAGAACAAAAGAATATCAGACTCTGTACATGGAAAAGATCCAGTCAGAGATCCAACTGGAAGTTTTCAAAATATAGATTTGAATAAAATTGCAATGAATTCTACTTTGCAAGTTGTTGTAGAGCGTTTAGAAGACACAATAAATATGGCTCAGAGGTCTTGGACTAGTCAAGAACTATCTGAAGGATTTAAAGCATCCAAGAAATTGATAGAAACAGGTGATAAAGACCAAAGTGCTAGGAGAGGTTTGACTTTAAGTAGAATAGCTTGTAAAAATCAGGGTTTATCAAAATCTGTATTAGCATCTAGCAATGAAAGAAGTCATGGTGTGTCTGTAATGGATTTGAACAAGACAGTTGATAATGGGAAGACATCACCCATTTTAGAGGGAGGTAGCTCGACATCCAGTGTTGAAAGTTTGCCAACAAAATGCGAAGTTATTGAAAGTTCTGTTTCTAACTATTCTAGTCCTATCAAACTCATGTTTTTATCTGAGATTAAAAGCAGTGAAGGCATCAAATACACTTTAACTTCAGTCAGCGCATCACAGTCAAATGTTGATTTTGATTCTCACAAACATAAAACCCATCAGATGACTGGAAGAAAAATGGAAGCAAATGAAGACACACCAAACACTAGCTTTGCAGATTATAGTTCTAATCATGATGATACTAACCTTCAAAGTAAATTGAACCAATTTAACTGTGTACATGAGGCTATACCGGCATCTGCTGAGTTTACTGACAGTTTAAACAATGATAAGCCACAAGAAGACCCTAAAGGAAAATCAAATGATGTTGTTGACTTACCATATAAAAGAAAGCCAGGTAGACCTAAAAAAATTGGTCCCCAAGTTGTGAAGCAGACTAAACGGCCAATTGGAAGACCACCAAAACCTAAAGCTGGTCAGTCAGATGTCAGTGTTTGCCAAAATGAATCTTTTAGCCCTAGAAAGGAAAATTCAGAGTCTTTCATATCAGAAATCAAAGATGTTTCCAGAAAGACTATTATTGTCACTGTTGTTTATGGAAGATCAAGAAGAACCAAGAGATGTGTTTCTGAAGGAAGCATAAACATCAGCAATATCTCACTGAACACTGATGTCTCTAACTTTTCAGTTAACTCTAATTGTCTCAGAAATACTAAAGCTCATGAGATTGGCTATGGTGAAAGTCTGAGTGCTGGGTCAAGATTGACAACTCAAAGTGGGGTTTTTGATTCTGACTTTGAATATGTTAGACCTATCAAGAGCAATTCTATGATACCTCAGACTTCCAAGAACATTGTTCGACTAAACCAAAAGCCTTTGTCAATTGTTAGGAAGCCTGGTAGACCTGCAAAAGTGAAAATTTCTGGTATATCTGTGACTGTTAATAGAGTTTCACCTCAGGAAAGAGAAGTACGTGTTAGCAGCTGTTTACCTCCTTTAGATCAGGAGATAATGTTAGAGAAAACTTGCCTAAAAGAAAATCTTGACCAACAGTGCAGTAATGTGGATAACATCAAGCATACCAATGTTGATATACTTAAGAATGAATCAAATAGTACTGTTGCTTCTATACCTCCAAAATACTCTATTAGGGCTAGAAAACCTTCTTTGCATTTCTTACATTCATTTGCATCTTCTGGCTCACTCACTTATAAAAATGCTCTCCGTCATAAATCGTGTAAACTTCATTTGCATAAATgcaaaaatccaaagaaaaaatacaggcaGTCAAGTTTTAGACTAGCTTCCAAAGGTATCCCAAGATCTAGATgttcaaagaaagcaaaaaattATTTGGAAGATAAAAAATTAATGCCTGTTTCTGAAGTGTCCTTGGACCCTGTAATTTCATCCAACCCTTTACTAAGGTGGTGGGCTACTTCTGTTTCAAATGATTCCTTGTTACAGGAATTAAACAATAGATTTGAACAAATAACAAATGCATGGGTTCAGGTGAGTAAAGATGAAGCTCAAAATTTTGTTCATAAAACAGAATACACTAAAGGTGATCATTTCAAAGCAGCAAGCCCTTTGGAAACTTGTCTTCTAGAACTTGAAGTATCACCTgtaaaaatgctttttcagaaaaAGTATAATTTGAATGAACTTTGTACCTGGTTTATGCAAACAACCGAAACACAGTCCCTTTCACTAGTTAGAAAAGCAAATGCTCGAAACCCTTTGGAAGTGATAAGCACCAAGGGCATTAAGTTAGGGGTGAAATGCTGTGGATTTAATGCCAGCCCCTTCAGGAAGCACTTTAAAAAATTTGCAGTCTCTTCTCCTTCAAAACCAGCTGGAAAATTTCATATACTACATAAAATGGCTGGCTCACCACTCTTAAATATGAAAAGTAATTTAACATTAGCAAGGTTAAAAAGGACGGAGTTTAAGAGTTTGCACTGTGAAAggtggagaagagaggaaaggccatacagacaCAGAACAGTTGATTggagctcaaaaagaaggaactTAAGATTGTTCAGCCAGAATCAATCGTGGACTAACATGGAGGGGCAGACAAATGCAGAGACATCACTCAGTGGGAAAAGCACAGTAGGTAACCAGTGGGCTTCACCCCCAAAACCCAGAGTCACCTTTGCTAAAAAGGGGGTGGCAGTACGTGACTTCAGAACACATGGTAGTTTAGAGAGTAAATTTAATGGAACAGGGTGTGGTCAGATTGACTCTGAAAAGGAACCAATATTGGAAAATGTATCTTCCCACAATTGGAGGTCAAAAACTTTAAAAGACTGTAGAATATTTTTGAGGAAGATCAACTGTCTTGAACACAGAGATACTTTTAAGCTAAATACAATAATTTATTCTCCTGAATCTGTTGACAGTGGAGGTAATCAGGCACAATCAAAGGAATCAAAGCGTTTTACTTTAAGGTCCCATTCTGCAAggcaaaatttctttaaaaagcaaaatgaagaaagagaaaatcccAAAGTAAATAGTCCTGCAAGTGATAGATTGACTGATGAACTCAACAGTAGTCAGTTAAGTAAGCATGTTAACTTTGACAAGAATCCCGATAATTCTGGGGCTCTTAGCAaattaagcaaaagaaaaagaccacCATGGAAGACCACAGAAATGTCAGCAAAAAGACATAAACGACAGTCTTACAACAGTGGACAAATGGCAAACTATTGTACAAAATCCCAAGTAGGTAAGTTTTTCTCTCCttaa